The sequence TGGAGGCGATAGTGAAAATCCAAGTTGAAAATGCGTTGATGGGACGATAATAATCTTTCTTCTGATAAAGTTTTACAAATGTGTCCTGAACAATATCCTCGGCTTCCTCGAAGGATCCGACAAATCTGAAGACAAAGTTTATGAGCCTGTCGCGGTACCGGTTAACAAGCTCAACATAGGCAAGTTCATCACCTTGCTGAAATCTTAGGATCAGCTCTTTGTCGTTGTACTGAACCTTATCAGTCATAACCTACCGCAATCCTGTGGAGAAGTGGGACAAGAAGCGTTTCACCGGAACCCTTTCCTGTCTTGATATTTCTGTCGGCTTCGCCCAAAGCTTTTACAATCTGTTCCAGTTCATTTTGGGAGAAGTTATTGAAATATGTAGGAAGTTTCCGAGTAAGAATTTGGTTTAGCCAACCTGTTCGGGGGAGGTCACTGTCTTCTCCATTAGGCAGGCTCATTAAATAAAGTTCTTGAAAAAGTGTTGCCAATTGGGCAACCATGGACACCACATCCACACCATGATGAATAAGGCTTTTACCGATGAGTATACTGTTGTGGAGGTCCTTGCTTCCGGCAGCATCTGACAGGTACCAAGGGAAATATTCCCGCTCCCACCCGCAATATTCCGCTACATGACTCTCTTCAATCTCGCTGTCTTCAGAGAGGCCAATCTTGATTTTTTCGATCTCATTAGCAATGTGATAGACCGAGTCACCGCTCAGTTCCAGTAAAAGCTCTTTGGCAGCTGTTGTGGCTGAAAGGCCGTTTTTCTTTAGGAGAAACTCGATCCAGTCGGCCATTTTGTTAGGAAACGGCGGCGACGTGTTAATAGGCGGCACAATCTTTGAGAGATTCTTAGTGAATGCTGAGCGTCCGTCCACTTTGTCCAGTATAAGAATAAGGGAATTATCGTTATTGGGTTGTCGGCAATAGTCGAAAAAATCATCCTTTGTTTTTCCACTCATTCTGATTGGATTGTGGAAGATCACCAGCTTTTGGCCACCAAAAAGAGAGCCAGAAAAGAGATCTGCCACCGCTGCGGTATAATCGACAGATTCTGCTGAAAAATAGATTTTCTCAGGTGGCTCATCTTTTGTGAGCGCTACCATCACTTCATCAACGAAAAGAGACTGAAGAAAATAGTCGTCACCATTCAGGAAGTAGACTGGCTCCACATTGCCTTCTCTCATTTCATCAACAGTTTTTCTAAGACTTTTTTGCTTCATATTAGGATTACCGAAGTCCACCTCTGTCACTTCGCGACACCAGGTAGACAGCTGCTGTTGAAAGAACAAAGCCTGGAAGGAGAGAATAGATGCCTGTCCATTTAAAAAAGTTGTCCCAAACAATCACAGTGAGAAAGCCGAGAATCATCCCAACCATCACACCATTTCGGGTGGTCCTTCTCCACCAGAGGGAGAACACCAACGGAGGGCCCAGCGCGGCGCCCAGTCCGCCCCAGGCGAAAAGAACCTTATCAAAAATAGAAGACGGAAGCTGAGCAAGAAAGATCGCTGCAACGCCCATGACAAATGTTACTATTCTTGAAAGAAAAACCAGTTGCGATTGGCTCGCAAAGGGGTTGATACTTTGGTGATAAATATCCTCCGCCACAGACGAAGTTGTAACAAGCAGTTGAGAATCAGCGGTGGACATCATGGCGGCGAGGGCGCCACAGATGAGGATTCCTGCGAGCCAGGCCGGTACAACGGCGATGGCTAGTCCCGGCATCATCTTTTCGGGATCAGGAAACTGACCGACACCGAAATAGGCCAGCGCCACAATTCCCATGAGGACTGCACCACCGTAAGTCATAATAGCATAAACAATTGCCACACTTTTCGCCTTTCCCACCTCACTCACCGACCGAATGCTCATATATCTTGTCAATACATGTGGTTGACCGAGATAGCCCAGCCCAATACCGAGACCGCTCAGAACACCTGATAAAAGCGGCCACCCACGTCTTCCACCAGAGAGAGTAAGATATTCTGGATTAATGCTTGAAACTTTATTCACTAAACCTTCAATTCCGCCGATCTGGGCCAAGGCCACTAGAGGCAGGATAACCAATGTCACCAGCATAATAATTCCCTGAAAAAAATCTGTCCATGCCACTGCAAAAAAACCACCCATAAGGGTGTAGAAAACCATTATGGATGCCCCGACCAGTATGCCTGTGAAATGCGGAAATCCGAATGTTTGTTCCAAGGCTTTTCCCGCCCCGTCAAACTGAGCAGCAATGTAGAAGATAAAACAAAAAACGATGATTCCCGTAGTGACAAATCGGATGGTCGGATCATGGCCTCGGAACTTTAGCTCGAAGAATCGAGGCAGTGTCAGTGCACCCAACTGCTCAGTTTCTTTTCTCAGTTTTTCAGCGATGAGAATCCAAGATAGCGCCACACCGGAACAGCCGCCAATGGATGCCCAAAGTGCCGGTTGCGGTTTTGTCCCGGATGGATCACCCAGCCCAGTGGCATAGGCGAGACCTGTTAGTCCCAGGATGAGCCATCCGCTCTG comes from Candidatus Neomarinimicrobiota bacterium and encodes:
- the holA gene encoding DNA polymerase III subunit delta, translating into MKQKSLRKTVDEMREGNVEPVYFLNGDDYFLQSLFVDEVMVALTKDEPPEKIYFSAESVDYTAAVADLFSGSLFGGQKLVIFHNPIRMSGKTKDDFFDYCRQPNNDNSLILILDKVDGRSAFTKNLSKIVPPINTSPPFPNKMADWIEFLLKKNGLSATTAAKELLLELSGDSVYHIANEIEKIKIGLSEDSEIEESHVAEYCGWEREYFPWYLSDAAGSKDLHNSILIGKSLIHHGVDVVSMVAQLATLFQELYLMSLPNGEDSDLPRTGWLNQILTRKLPTYFNNFSQNELEQIVKALGEADRNIKTGKGSGETLLVPLLHRIAVGYD
- a CDS encoding sodium/proline symporter, which translates into the protein MNKTIAIGFAGYLLFILVVGIVTARYNKTLSDFLLAGRRLGPWVVALSERASGQSGWLILGLTGLAYATGLGDPSGTKPQPALWASIGGCSGVALSWILIAEKLRKETEQLGALTLPRFFELKFRGHDPTIRFVTTGIIVFCFIFYIAAQFDGAGKALEQTFGFPHFTGILVGASIMVFYTLMGGFFAVAWTDFFQGIIMLVTLVILPLVALAQIGGIEGLVNKVSSINPEYLTLSGGRRGWPLLSGVLSGLGIGLGYLGQPHVLTRYMSIRSVSEVGKAKSVAIVYAIMTYGGAVLMGIVALAYFGVGQFPDPEKMMPGLAIAVVPAWLAGILICGALAAMMSTADSQLLVTTSSVAEDIYHQSINPFASQSQLVFLSRIVTFVMGVAAIFLAQLPSSIFDKVLFAWGGLGAALGPPLVFSLWWRRTTRNGVMVGMILGFLTVIVWDNFFKWTGIYSLLPGFVLSTAAVYLVSRSDRGGLR